The Cannabis sativa cultivar Pink pepper isolate KNU-18-1 chromosome 8, ASM2916894v1, whole genome shotgun sequence genomic interval CCTGGATTGTAGTCTTTTAAAGTGGTGTGTTGACAGATGGTATGTTTGGAATGTGTATACTTTTGCAGaagctttaaatttttatttctttaaatttcTGAATCTACATACCTCTACTTGATGGCACAGAAGCTTTACCTACTCTGCTCATGATGCATTTCTGagtcatctaaaattaaagtacCCAGACTTGCTTTTGTTATTGGCAGAGGTTTTCTTAGGTAGTTTAAAACTTTATCAATTTCTTGTAGCAGATAGATCAATTGAGTAAATACTTATAGCTGATCACTTTTTTGAAAATCCTGGTTGTTTTATTGAATCTGCATTGATTCATTTTTCTAAAAATAGAATCTTTTGTGGAGTGAAGTTTATCATATCGTACTTCTGGGTACTTTCATTTTTGCTCTGTATGATTGATAATTGGTGCCAAATTTGTACATCTTCTATAGTTTAGTAGCATCAGTATTACTTTCGATTGTGATTAAGGTTACTGCCAAAGTATGTTCCCATAATGCTTTTCTTGATTCACGGTGATTCTCTTCAAATACTATCAGTTCTTTTGCTTCCTCGTATTCATACAGTAGTGCTGAAGAAGCTTAATTTTTTATGCAGCAATTAGTGATATACGAGACTTCAGCTTCAGAACTGGATATAATTCGAGATATTTCTCGTACTTTCCCTTCGCATGTTTTCTTCCAGCAAAGACATGGCCCTGGTCAAAGGTCCCTCTATAATGTTCTGAAGGCGTACTCTGTCTATGACAGAGATGTTGGATATGTTCAGGTTTGTTATTTTCAGCCTTCTCTCTTATTTACCTTTTTTCAAGTGGAATGCTGAATAAAGtcattttgtttaaaaaaaaaaatgcagggAATGGGTTTCCTGGCTGGGCTGTTGCTTCTTTATATGAGTGAAGAAGATGCATTTTGGTTGTTGGTTGCACTACTTAAAGGAGCTGTGCATGCTCCAATGGAAGGATTGTATCTGGTACTTCAATCTTATTTTTGTCACATTATCCTAGTGTTTGTGCTTCCACACATCTTGGACCTTGGCTTGCAATATTAATATAATGTGCTTAAGCCTCCCTAATTAGTAGAAGTTCCTATTTGAATTATGTAGACATTATAAGCTTTTCCTAGATATCCTACGATCTGATAACTCTTTTTGTTGTCTTTGCACTCCTTTCTTAATTAGAGGAAAGGTGTGTATGTTTATGTGTATGCATGTagccatataaatatatatatgaaacctTTTTTTATATTCACATTTTTGTGGACAAAGAACAGTATTTTAGTATCCTGAGGCTGTTAAGTTTGTTCTTGCTGAGTAGGTAGGGTTACCTCTGGTACAGCAATACCTTTTTCAGTTTGAACAGTTGGTGAGGGAGTTTCTGCCAAAGCTTGGGGAGCATTTTACTCAAGAAATGATAAATCCTAGTATGTATGCCAGTCAATGGTTCATAACTGTTTTCTCTTATTCATTCCCGTTCCACTTAGCTCTACGAATTTGGGATGTATTTCTCTCTGAGGTTGGTTTACTATATCGCTGTATCTAGTTTCTTTGAACTACTACTTTCGGTTATAAACTCATTATGACTGTCTTTTGAAACATTTTTGACAGGGTGTTAAGATTGTGTTTAAAGTTGGCTTGGCCCTATTAAAGTATTGCCATGATGATTTGGTGAGCATGTCAAGAATCTTTGTATGCTTCAGACCCATATAGCTAGTGTTTCAATGCTTACAGATGCTTGTCTGTAAATTTTGACAGGTGAAGTTACCCTTTGAGAAACTCATACAAGCTTTGCGCAACTTCCCCGAGGACGCAATGGACCCTGATACATTATTACCTATGGCTTACTCAATTAAGGTAATATTCTGTTTAGCTTTCTCAATCAAATTATGTTAAAACATTCAATGCTTTTCTTTTTTAGGAAATTAACCTTGGAAggtaaaacaaaacaaacatagTTATTTATTCAATCAAGTTTGGAGGACCATTTGATAGGTGCATTAAGCTTTGACTTATATGAGATGTATTTTGGTTGATTCTTACATAGGTATCCAAGCGTTTAGAGGAGTTGAAGCTGGAGTATGAGAAGAACAACGGAAAGCTCGTTTGATCTACAGAATTAGGTCGGAAATAGGAACTTTGCTAGGAAGGCTTGTATTCGAAGTGGAGTTGCGCTTAATCACGAACACACAATAAACCAATTCTTTCATTCTTTGTCATGTAAATTCATGCAGTCATGGCAGCTTTACCCGGATCAACGTCTTTTCAAAACTCTCATATTTCTTCTGCCAAAATTGACTTGTAATATAGTAAGAATAGAATAGTATAGTCTAACCATGTTGCATAGTGGGGCAATCTTCTATTCCATGGTATGTCTTAAAACTCGAAACACAAGTGTCTCTGTTTCGTTCGGAGTCAACATTTGAAAATTTCTCtatgaaacaaaacaaaaacatgaccaatgtttttgaaaattctacCAAGGACAGTGACAAATTCCATTTGTGACCCATGTCATCACTTTTTCTTGAAgtgtgattattattattagtcaaTTAATTAATGAAGTGTGAAATGTCCTGTGTTGATATTTTGGGTTGTTGGAATGTATTGAATGAGCTCATATGTGACTCGTGCTTAGTTATCCCTTAGAAAACAGaacagattttttttctttttcttattcttttcttAAGAGTTAAGCAGCTCTCGTATTTCCCGTTGAAGCTTTCTCACTTGATAACTTATCTACTAAGTTATCCCTCCTAAATGTTCTCGTctaatttgttttctttttcttaatcaaGTTTCCAAAGTCTTTTGGTGACAATTATAAGTAAGTAATttgactaaataaataaaatatcactcttttttaaatttaaaagtaatctCGAATGACAACTACCAgcacataaataagattatgcTAATCTGGGCTTTCTTATCCAACAATTCTGGTTCTTTATTGATATAGTAAAGCCTTGTCAGCACATAAATGCTTTGTTCTTTCCTATCCTGTTCCTGTGTGACCAAAGGGattcttttataaaaaaatatatattatttatcttCTCTCTTATATATCTAACCATATTAAATATggttatctaaaaaaaattattagtttaatgaatttttatttttgttaaaataaaaagttaaaattagagtaatttatggtataaatacttaattttaatttttgacggtaataatatttaagttacaTTTCTGAATCTCTCGTAAATACTAGATACCTAGTTGTTAGGTGTAAGTCAAACAGTCAAAGGTCACGTGGTAGTCCATAATTtgtccaagtcattaaatttttatttttatttaaaattaatttaaatatatcaataagaaaataaaacgtAGATAATGATTTGATACTTAACGACCAGGTACTTACGgaagttctaaaaatataacttaagtattattatcgtaaaaaattaaacttaggtatttatctacAACTGAaagttaaacttagatatttacattgcaaattacttttaaaattaacaccgttaaatcaattaattgatcatttttttttttaaaaaaataattttaaatatttaaatttaatttaaaagtatcaacaaaattagataattattttttaatataaatcttaatttaaatttaaatttgacgttaattcaattaaataatcatattttataacaaattagaaaatataacgcACTTTGCGTGcggttatcttttatttaatgataattgaattataaaattatattacattctaaatttatatattttttttataattttcttgctataatatgaataataaatttaccgtattttttttttttttggatatttttatgtttttacttttttttaattggtTTATTATAGATGTATATTATTATACGAttagttttcaaaatatatatcgtttgaataaattgaattaaaatttttaaaaaaatatataataattaatataaatttatagaaaACTTATTGTATGATTTTAAAATTGATGCCATCACCATACTTTACTTGTAGTCACTATTACATTCAAAgtcattattaattttatatcttatttgtGGTTGTCAATATATTTCTTAATAAGTTTAAATATAAATCTACAGAAaacttattttataattttaaagccgTACTCTCATTTGTAGTTGCCACTACATTGTCATCACCATATTCTACTTGTAACCGTCATTATATTAtggtaaagtttttttttaaaaaaaaaaataaaaaaattaattatcagcattattttatatgtattttgaaattataagactttttatttttttcttaaaagaaattaataatagaTTAGCTAGTTAggatatttatgttgaaaatatacctattttttttttaaaaaaaaattaatagatgaattcggaaaaaaaaaataaaagaagattaTTTTTGTTCATCACAATGTATAAATTTTGAATAGtttgttttaattataaaaatgtgTTATAATGACTCAAAATGTACCAAccgaatatatattaaaatagattaaaaataataattttttctttattaaaaaCTCAATATTacactattttaattttttaattttttttattataatattaatattgttatgCCCATATTTTAAGTCATAAATATAAAAGTGCCACATGGACACAGAAATTACAAAAAACTCATTGCGTAATAAATGAATTGTCTTGGAGAGATAATGGACAACAAGTAATATCAGTCTCACATTACACATTGATAATAAGACAGTGGAATAAGGAAAGTA includes:
- the LOC115700750 gene encoding uncharacterized protein LOC115700750; protein product: MEKKRIDDYEPGPVPSPRALDRFGFVKQEHNNSSDAFTKSRSASEHERDERRVRKWRKMIGVGGSDWKHYVRRKPHVVKRRIRKGIPDCLRGLVWQLISGSRDLLLMNPGVYEQLVIYETSASELDIIRDISRTFPSHVFFQQRHGPGQRSLYNVLKAYSVYDRDVGYVQGMGFLAGLLLLYMSEEDAFWLLVALLKGAVHAPMEGLYLVGLPLVQQYLFQFEQLVREFLPKLGEHFTQEMINPSMYASQWFITVFSYSFPFHLALRIWDVFLSEGVKIVFKVGLALLKYCHDDLVKLPFEKLIQALRNFPEDAMDPDTLLPMAYSIKVSKRLEELKLEYEKNNGKLV